A window from Triticum aestivum cultivar Chinese Spring chromosome 6D, IWGSC CS RefSeq v2.1, whole genome shotgun sequence encodes these proteins:
- the LOC123145039 gene encoding protein NUCLEAR FUSION DEFECTIVE 6, mitochondrial isoform X3: MASTCFRAAARAATAACRSAASRSMPSVGRSAARRAPLISRVPLELGCCAGMSLLPLHSAVAAARLTSRLSTASRSSSALSQDENDDT, encoded by the exons ATGGCCTCGACCTgcttccgcgccgccgcccgcgccgccacggCGGCCTGCCGCTCGGCGGCCTCCCGCTCCATGCCCTCCGTCGgccgctccgccgcccgccgcgccccgTTAATCTCCAG GGTGCCGCTGGAGCTGGGGTGCTGCGCGGGAATGTCGCTGCTGCCGCTGCACAGCGCGGTGGCCGCGGCGAGGCTGACTTCGCGGCTGAGCACGGCGTCCCGGAGCTCCTCCGCTCTCTCTCAGG ATGAAAATGATGATACGTGA
- the LOC123145039 gene encoding protein NUCLEAR FUSION DEFECTIVE 6, mitochondrial isoform X2, with product MASTCFRAAARAATAACRSAASRSMPSVGRSAARRAPLISRVPLELGCCAGMSLLPLHSAVAAARLTSRLSTASRSSSALSQEMGLSAPR from the exons ATGGCCTCGACCTgcttccgcgccgccgcccgcgccgccacggCGGCCTGCCGCTCGGCGGCCTCCCGCTCCATGCCCTCCGTCGgccgctccgccgcccgccgcgccccgTTAATCTCCAG GGTGCCGCTGGAGCTGGGGTGCTGCGCGGGAATGTCGCTGCTGCCGCTGCACAGCGCGGTGGCCGCGGCGAGGCTGACTTCGCGGCTGAGCACGGCGTCCCGGAGCTCCTCCGCTCTCTCTCAGG AGATGGGTCTATCTGCTCCAAGGTGA
- the LOC123145039 gene encoding protein NONRESPONDING TO OXYLIPINS 2, mitochondrial isoform X1, protein MASTCFRAAARAATAACRSAASRSMPSVGRSAARRAPLISRVPLELGCCAGMSLLPLHSAVAAARLTSRLSTASRSSSALSQGILCRTYPGL, encoded by the exons ATGGCCTCGACCTgcttccgcgccgccgcccgcgccgccacggCGGCCTGCCGCTCGGCGGCCTCCCGCTCCATGCCCTCCGTCGgccgctccgccgcccgccgcgccccgTTAATCTCCAG GGTGCCGCTGGAGCTGGGGTGCTGCGCGGGAATGTCGCTGCTGCCGCTGCACAGCGCGGTGGCCGCGGCGAGGCTGACTTCGCGGCTGAGCACGGCGTCCCGGAGCTCCTCCGCTCTCTCTCAGGGTATCCTCTGTCGCACCTATCCCGGACTTTAA
- the LOC123145039 gene encoding protein NUCLEAR FUSION DEFECTIVE 6, mitochondrial isoform X4, translating into MASTCFRAAARAATAACRSAASRSMPSVGRSAARRAPLISRVPLELGCCAGMSLLPLHSAVAAARLTSRLSTASRSSSALSQGT; encoded by the exons ATGGCCTCGACCTgcttccgcgccgccgcccgcgccgccacggCGGCCTGCCGCTCGGCGGCCTCCCGCTCCATGCCCTCCGTCGgccgctccgccgcccgccgcgccccgTTAATCTCCAG GGTGCCGCTGGAGCTGGGGTGCTGCGCGGGAATGTCGCTGCTGCCGCTGCACAGCGCGGTGGCCGCGGCGAGGCTGACTTCGCGGCTGAGCACGGCGTCCCGGAGCTCCTCCGCTCTCTCTCAGG GCACATGA